One genomic region from Haladaptatus caseinilyticus encodes:
- a CDS encoding DUF4112 domain-containing protein has translation MMEHLDIPDDVSNDRRRSIQRVRTVSHLLDEAVRIPGTNFRFGLDPVLGLLPVGGDLASAMISLYIVFEGYLMDVPRRTLARMLTNVLIDTFGGAVPVLGSLFDAGWKANKRNRKLLEKHL, from the coding sequence ATGATGGAGCATTTGGACATCCCCGACGACGTCTCAAACGACAGACGCCGGTCCATCCAGCGGGTGCGAACGGTGAGCCACCTCCTAGACGAGGCTGTTCGTATCCCCGGTACGAACTTCCGATTCGGTCTCGACCCAGTGCTGGGTCTTCTCCCGGTCGGTGGCGACCTGGCATCCGCGATGATTTCACTCTATATCGTCTTCGAGGGCTACTTGATGGACGTCCCTCGGCGGACACTCGCCAGAATGCTGACGAACGTGCTCATCGACACGTTCGGTGGCGCGGTTCCCGTTCTCGGGTCGTTGTTCGATGCCGGATGGAAGGCAAACAAACGAAACAGAAAGCTGCTCGAAAAGCATCTCTAA
- a CDS encoding class I SAM-dependent methyltransferase, which translates to MGFHTFDPEKADKLEDVERYRYISREELVGHLDIATGDTVADLGSGTGFYSDDVSPFVENLYAVDVQNTMHDHYREKGVPENVSLVTADISDVPFSDGELDAVFSTMTFHEFASDDALAEIARILRPGGRFVVADWTASGRGESGPPVEERYDEDKAHELVTSAGFDVEYEAERPETFILVAIR; encoded by the coding sequence ATGGGTTTCCACACGTTCGACCCCGAAAAAGCGGACAAGCTCGAAGACGTGGAGCGATATCGGTACATCTCTCGCGAGGAGTTGGTCGGTCATCTCGATATAGCCACCGGGGACACTGTCGCAGACCTTGGGAGCGGTACCGGGTTTTACTCCGACGACGTCTCACCGTTCGTCGAAAACCTGTACGCAGTAGACGTTCAGAATACGATGCATGACCATTACCGTGAGAAAGGCGTGCCGGAGAACGTCTCGCTCGTTACGGCGGATATATCCGACGTCCCGTTTTCGGACGGTGAACTCGATGCCGTGTTTTCGACCATGACGTTTCACGAGTTCGCAAGCGACGATGCTCTCGCCGAAATCGCCCGCATCCTCCGACCGGGCGGTCGGTTCGTCGTCGCGGACTGGACGGCAAGCGGACGAGGTGAAAGCGGTCCACCGGTCGAAGAACGCTACGATGAGGACAAAGCACACGAACTGGTCACGAGCGCAGGATTCGACGTTGAATACGAAGCCGAGCGCCCCGAAACGTTCATCCTCGTGGCAATTCGCTGA
- a CDS encoding TrmB family transcriptional regulator — protein sequence MDDRTLSDLLRQFGLSEKEVDTYLAILDQGEAKASTVADDAGVSKRYVYSTSEKLAERGFVEVNDHVVPTMIRANPPEQVIGTLADRVETMRPALDERYSATASDPDQFEVIKSRVTVIKRIENRLADASEEITLSIPYEHLPEVANELGAAVERGVLVLLVVSGVHQDTIDESEFEGIASAARAWREPMPTTLTVDQRFGLVAPTEMILRSNSDKQAITFAQEQLVPVLVGSFLGNYWPMANEVYTTAPTELPQTFQDFRHAVLQATLHLRANHPVHARVRAHPVGSENGQVTVDGKIVDIRQGLIEPASNAFPVETALVLNTENGEKSIGGSGSFIEDFEAETVSLELVR from the coding sequence ATGGACGACCGTACGCTTTCCGACCTGCTCCGGCAGTTCGGTCTTTCGGAGAAGGAAGTCGATACGTACCTCGCGATTTTAGACCAGGGCGAAGCGAAAGCAAGTACCGTCGCTGACGACGCCGGTGTCTCGAAACGCTACGTCTACAGCACTAGCGAAAAACTGGCCGAACGCGGGTTTGTAGAGGTCAACGATCACGTCGTTCCGACGATGATTCGCGCGAATCCGCCCGAACAGGTCATCGGGACGCTCGCGGATCGGGTCGAAACCATGCGACCGGCGCTGGACGAGCGCTACTCGGCGACTGCCAGCGACCCCGATCAGTTCGAAGTGATCAAATCACGCGTTACCGTCATCAAACGAATCGAGAATCGCCTCGCGGACGCGAGCGAGGAAATCACACTCTCGATCCCGTACGAGCATCTGCCCGAGGTGGCAAACGAACTCGGAGCGGCGGTGGAACGCGGCGTTCTCGTCCTGCTAGTCGTCAGCGGTGTCCACCAGGACACTATCGACGAATCGGAATTCGAAGGCATTGCAAGCGCTGCACGTGCGTGGCGCGAGCCGATGCCGACGACGCTCACCGTTGACCAGCGATTTGGTCTCGTCGCGCCGACCGAGATGATCCTTCGTTCGAATAGCGACAAACAGGCGATAACGTTCGCACAGGAGCAACTCGTGCCAGTTCTCGTGGGATCGTTTCTCGGCAACTATTGGCCGATGGCAAACGAAGTGTACACGACTGCTCCCACGGAGCTACCCCAAACCTTCCAAGATTTCCGCCATGCGGTCTTGCAGGCGACGCTTCACCTCCGGGCAAATCACCCAGTTCATGCACGTGTACGTGCTCACCCGGTCGGCAGCGAAAACGGTCAAGTAACCGTAGATGGCAAAATAGTCGATATTCGACAAGGCCTCATCGAACCGGCATCGAACGCATTTCCGGTCGAAACGGCACTCGTTCTCAATACCGAAAACGGCGAAAAAAGTATTGGTGGTTCCGGGTCATTCATCGAAGACTTCGAGGCAGAAACCGTGTCGCTCGAACTCGTTCGGTAG
- a CDS encoding alpha-amylase family glycosyl hydrolase, with product MYKSGPPRFTTVGEAVELAPREPDPTEEYEWTLESRPKWSSATISDSAVIHFEPDHPGLYRLLVSGADEKQRRLVRAFPDERWTARFELPVDDLPIPEEELDSICITGPFNEHLVGRNRPKRENGAYVFKTELPPGEHPYGFLMNDDLTEQVQGTLSIPGPGRPRIHLDGRIQGDEIVVSAEPKSAPNSDFSDDSLDVEIYVETGDGGEVDVVSDQRRLRIPRKEIGEWVRIHAVAVGDAVAFADCVEIGRQGKREVQRLNDPPKWAESPTIYEIFVRLFAGETVDTTFAELERRIPYLESLNVDCVWLTPILASPTDHGYHTTNYFETASDLGTREEFESFVSACHEADIRVIFDLVINHSSRDHPAFQMSATGVIEYRDWYVWETDEETGTQSAQRYFNWERIPNFNFDSLAVRTFLLDVVDEWAGMVDGFRCDVAWGVPHEFWKEVAERVPDDFLLLDETIPRDPAYHEGEFTMHYDTTLYGTLRDIGHRETPATAIFDALSDGERAGFPDSAVHLRYVENHDESRYLDECGNEALKAATAATFTLPGAPMIYYGQERGMTKYRGTMRWEHGDDELTEFHRALSRARNDFSVLRDGSVERIEWESNDATGERIDTEDSENERDGSGIVAFSRKSGDDCVAVVLNFGESAREVTLGVEIGDIDLVTGETIPTMSDNGSEVIVENVVVARVTE from the coding sequence ATGTACAAATCCGGGCCACCACGGTTCACGACCGTCGGCGAAGCTGTCGAACTTGCACCGCGTGAACCGGACCCAACCGAAGAGTACGAGTGGACACTGGAATCCCGTCCAAAGTGGAGTTCGGCGACGATCAGTGATTCCGCAGTTATCCACTTCGAACCCGACCATCCCGGACTCTACCGTCTTCTGGTATCGGGAGCCGACGAGAAACAGCGTCGCCTCGTGCGTGCCTTTCCCGACGAGCGTTGGACCGCGCGTTTCGAACTGCCAGTCGACGACCTCCCTATTCCGGAGGAGGAACTGGATTCCATCTGCATTACCGGGCCATTCAACGAACATCTCGTGGGTAGAAATCGTCCAAAACGGGAGAATGGAGCCTACGTTTTTAAGACCGAACTTCCACCGGGAGAGCATCCATACGGATTCCTGATGAACGACGACCTCACGGAGCAAGTACAGGGGACGCTTTCGATTCCGGGACCGGGTCGTCCCAGAATTCATCTCGACGGGAGGATTCAGGGAGACGAAATCGTGGTTTCGGCCGAACCGAAGTCGGCGCCGAACAGCGATTTTTCGGACGATTCACTCGACGTGGAAATTTACGTGGAGACCGGCGACGGAGGCGAAGTCGACGTCGTCAGCGACCAGCGGAGACTCCGAATTCCCCGCAAGGAGATCGGCGAGTGGGTTCGAATCCATGCAGTCGCAGTCGGCGACGCTGTGGCGTTCGCCGACTGCGTGGAAATCGGGAGGCAGGGCAAGCGCGAGGTGCAGAGGCTGAATGACCCACCGAAGTGGGCCGAATCACCTACCATCTACGAGATTTTCGTCCGGTTGTTCGCGGGCGAGACGGTCGATACCACCTTTGCCGAACTGGAGCGTCGGATACCATACCTCGAATCGTTGAACGTGGACTGCGTCTGGCTAACGCCGATATTAGCGAGTCCGACCGACCACGGCTATCACACCACGAACTACTTCGAAACCGCAAGCGATCTTGGGACGCGCGAGGAGTTCGAATCATTCGTCTCGGCCTGCCACGAGGCAGATATTCGGGTTATCTTCGACCTCGTCATTAATCATTCCTCGCGCGACCATCCCGCGTTTCAGATGAGTGCAACCGGCGTCATCGAGTATCGGGACTGGTACGTCTGGGAAACGGACGAAGAAACCGGGACCCAGTCAGCGCAACGCTATTTCAATTGGGAGCGGATTCCGAACTTCAACTTCGATTCCCTCGCAGTACGGACGTTTCTTCTCGACGTGGTCGATGAATGGGCCGGAATGGTCGATGGGTTCCGATGCGACGTGGCGTGGGGTGTCCCCCACGAGTTCTGGAAGGAAGTCGCGGAGCGAGTTCCGGACGATTTCCTCTTGCTCGACGAAACGATTCCGCGCGACCCGGCGTACCACGAAGGGGAGTTCACGATGCACTACGACACGACGCTCTACGGAACCCTCCGTGATATCGGACACCGCGAAACCCCCGCAACGGCCATCTTCGACGCGCTGTCGGACGGGGAGCGCGCCGGATTCCCCGATAGTGCAGTTCACCTTCGGTACGTCGAAAATCACGACGAATCGCGCTATCTGGACGAATGCGGCAATGAAGCGTTGAAAGCCGCAACTGCCGCGACGTTCACGCTCCCCGGTGCGCCGATGATTTACTACGGACAAGAGCGCGGTATGACCAAGTATCGTGGGACGATGCGCTGGGAGCACGGCGACGACGAGTTGACCGAGTTCCACCGCGCACTGAGCAGGGCACGTAATGATTTTTCTGTCCTCCGTGACGGGTCAGTCGAAAGAATAGAGTGGGAGAGTAATGATGCAACCGGGGAACGTATCGATACCGAAGATAGCGAGAACGAACGCGACGGCTCAGGGATCGTCGCCTTCTCGCGCAAGTCGGGAGACGATTGCGTAGCCGTCGTCCTCAATTTCGGCGAATCGGCACGGGAAGTGACGCTCGGTGTGGAAATCGGTGACATCGACCTCGTGACGGGCGAGACGATTCCGACTATGTCCGACAACGGATCGGAAGTTATCGTCGAAAACGTCGTCGTCGCCCGCGTCACCGAGTGA
- a CDS encoding orc1/cdc6 family replication initiation protein: MSSFSFDRDNSLYKNRDALLEEYTPNNLVGRDDELEEYHAALQPIINGEAPSNIFLYGKSGVGKTAATRFLLNQLQEDAARYDDISLSVIEINCDGLNSSYQVAVRLVNTLRDPADQISNTGYPQAQVYSFLWDELDEVGGTIIIVLDEVDHINDNSILYQIPRARSNGYLEHAKIGLIGISNDLSFRDSLSAKVRSSLCEKEVSFPPYNASELQKVLHQRDQVAFHDSALADDVIPLCAAFGAQDAGDARQALDLLLEAGDLARKDAAEQVVDQHVQEARRKLERDRIMEGVADLTQHARLILYALTSIEAEGNTPARSRDIRPRYEQLCNHIGTEALTSRRMRDHLADLAMLGVISSTEKNEGMSGGKYREHALKQDLQLVVSALEETIDLAGVHESIRPYYQSLLDDREN; this comes from the coding sequence ATGTCATCGTTCAGCTTCGACCGGGATAACTCTCTCTACAAAAACCGGGACGCACTGTTGGAAGAGTACACTCCCAACAACCTCGTTGGACGGGATGACGAACTCGAAGAGTATCACGCTGCCTTACAACCGATTATCAACGGCGAAGCCCCGTCAAATATATTCCTTTACGGAAAAAGCGGCGTCGGTAAGACCGCGGCAACGCGATTTCTACTAAACCAACTGCAAGAAGATGCCGCTCGATACGACGACATCTCGCTTTCCGTCATCGAAATCAACTGCGATGGTCTCAATTCGAGTTACCAGGTGGCGGTTCGTCTCGTAAACACTCTCCGTGACCCAGCCGATCAAATCAGCAACACTGGTTACCCGCAGGCACAAGTGTACAGCTTTCTCTGGGACGAACTCGACGAGGTCGGTGGAACCATTATTATCGTACTCGACGAGGTAGACCATATCAACGACAACTCCATCCTCTATCAAATCCCACGCGCTCGAAGCAATGGCTATCTCGAACACGCAAAAATCGGTCTCATCGGCATCAGCAACGATCTCTCGTTTCGTGACTCTCTCTCGGCAAAAGTACGCTCGTCGCTCTGTGAAAAGGAGGTCTCGTTTCCACCGTACAACGCGAGCGAACTGCAGAAGGTGCTCCACCAGCGCGATCAAGTTGCGTTCCACGACAGTGCTCTCGCGGATGACGTAATCCCACTCTGTGCGGCGTTCGGTGCACAGGATGCTGGTGACGCTCGGCAGGCACTCGACTTGCTTCTCGAAGCGGGTGATCTCGCTCGAAAAGACGCCGCAGAACAGGTCGTCGACCAGCACGTTCAGGAAGCGCGACGAAAGCTCGAGCGTGACCGAATAATGGAAGGTGTTGCTGATCTCACCCAACACGCCCGTCTCATCCTCTACGCGCTCACCTCGATCGAAGCCGAAGGAAACACCCCGGCACGGTCGCGGGATATCCGTCCTCGCTACGAACAGTTGTGCAATCACATCGGAACCGAGGCTCTTACTAGCCGGCGGATGCGCGACCATCTTGCCGACCTCGCTATGCTCGGTGTCATCTCTTCGACGGAAAAAAACGAGGGTATGTCCGGTGGTAAGTACCGAGAACACGCGCTCAAACAAGACCTTCAGCTAGTTGTCAGCGCGCTCGAGGAAACCATTGATCTCGCTGGTGTCCATGAGAGCATTCGACCATATTATCAATCACTTCTCGACGACCGAGAGAACTGA
- a CDS encoding ferredoxin--NADP reductase produces MREVEITSIHQMTPRVKQFELVADDEFDFQPGQHTQLHFERNGEEVVRPYTATVLPGTDSITLAIKRYDDGTASVYMHDRKPGDTIRIEDLDGNLYLRNLDSDVAFVSTGTGITPMMAMVKQYLRDGNGEVTFLYGEKNQENIMYRETLDQFEAEHENLNVVYSLSDEAWKGKTGHIQEHIDDVISSPKSTDFYVCGVPGMVVETKEKLADIGVSDERVYSEGWEDDEVSEE; encoded by the coding sequence ATGCGGGAAGTCGAAATCACATCGATTCATCAGATGACGCCACGGGTAAAGCAGTTCGAACTGGTCGCCGATGACGAGTTTGATTTTCAGCCCGGGCAACACACGCAACTCCATTTCGAACGGAACGGCGAGGAAGTCGTTCGGCCCTACACCGCAACTGTCCTTCCGGGAACGGACAGCATTACGCTGGCGATAAAACGGTACGACGACGGTACTGCGTCGGTGTACATGCACGACCGGAAGCCGGGAGACACGATTCGAATCGAGGATTTGGATGGAAATCTCTATCTTCGGAACCTCGATTCGGACGTGGCGTTCGTCTCGACCGGAACCGGAATCACGCCGATGATGGCAATGGTAAAACAGTACCTCCGGGACGGGAACGGGGAGGTAACCTTTCTCTACGGTGAAAAGAATCAGGAGAACATAATGTACCGCGAAACGCTCGACCAGTTCGAAGCGGAGCACGAGAATTTGAACGTGGTCTATTCTCTCTCCGATGAGGCGTGGAAAGGAAAGACGGGGCACATCCAAGAGCATATCGACGACGTGATATCCTCCCCGAAATCGACCGATTTCTACGTCTGCGGTGTCCCGGGAATGGTGGTGGAGACGAAAGAAAAGCTCGCGGATATCGGGGTTTCCGACGAGCGAGTTTACAGTGAAGGATGGGAGGACGACGAAGTCTCCGAGGAGTAA
- a CDS encoding S1C family serine protease, whose translation MNEQKTYEQLYEKSIPSVVSIYVTPRNTGQTRTGTGSGFVYDGNGHIVTNQHVVGTSDEVELRFSDGDWRTGRVVGRDSNTDLAVVQVTNLPEYAKPLPVATDEPIPGQQVAALGNPMGLDGTITAGIVSGTNRSLPTGNGFVIPDTVQTDAAINPGNSGGPLVTLDGDVVGVNRARQGDGIGFAVSAAIVARVVPDLVSKGRYRHPFLKISTIDVSPLVAEANGLAETGGILVVDVRLGPASGALIGCEAVRTLRGREIPIGGDVIVGVNGQAVRSHEELMRYLITETQPGEEVEVELVRDRQPLTEIVTLGERPGSSSGNVSITVK comes from the coding sequence ATGAACGAGCAGAAAACGTACGAGCAGCTATACGAGAAATCGATTCCGTCGGTGGTTTCAATCTACGTTACACCTCGAAACACGGGGCAGACGAGAACCGGAACTGGGTCCGGATTCGTCTACGACGGTAACGGACATATCGTCACGAACCAGCACGTTGTGGGGACTTCCGATGAAGTAGAGCTTCGATTCAGCGACGGCGACTGGCGGACTGGCCGCGTCGTCGGCAGGGATAGCAACACCGACCTCGCAGTTGTCCAGGTCACGAACCTCCCGGAGTATGCAAAACCGCTTCCGGTCGCAACGGACGAACCAATACCGGGACAGCAGGTCGCCGCACTGGGTAATCCGATGGGTCTCGACGGAACGATTACGGCAGGAATCGTCAGTGGGACGAACCGCTCGCTACCCACCGGAAACGGTTTTGTTATCCCGGATACGGTACAAACCGACGCCGCCATCAATCCCGGAAACAGCGGTGGGCCGCTGGTAACACTCGACGGCGATGTCGTCGGTGTCAACCGAGCGAGGCAGGGGGATGGGATCGGATTCGCCGTCTCGGCGGCTATCGTTGCACGGGTCGTCCCCGACCTCGTGAGCAAGGGACGTTATCGTCACCCGTTCCTCAAGATCTCTACGATAGACGTATCTCCCCTCGTTGCCGAGGCAAACGGACTCGCAGAAACAGGCGGTATCCTCGTCGTGGACGTTAGGCTTGGCCCTGCGAGTGGTGCACTCATCGGATGCGAAGCGGTTCGTACCCTCCGCGGCCGTGAAATACCGATCGGCGGGGACGTTATCGTCGGGGTAAATGGGCAGGCCGTCCGGTCTCACGAAGAGTTAATGCGATACCTCATCACCGAAACCCAACCCGGAGAGGAAGTAGAAGTGGAATTAGTTCGAGATCGCCAGCCATTGACCGAAATAGTAACACTCGGCGAGCGGCCCGGATCGTCGAGCGGTAACGTAAGCATTACCGTGAAATAG
- a CDS encoding succinylglutamate desuccinylase/aspartoacylase family protein, with protein MSEPAPFEFDGGRVEPGHTENFRFPTSQTYLGDPVRIPVTIINGTDSGPTAFLAAALHGDELNGIEVVREIAHEWIHSDVCGTIVCLPVVNVPAFLAQQRYLPGYEQDLNRAFPGDAAGTNDRRIARRIYDNFISPCDFGIDFHTSTRGRTNMLHVRAEMANPDVSRLANAFGTNLIIDGAGAVGMLRREATKRSVPTITVEMGEAYRFERGLIEHALDGVRSVFAEYGIFQQELVRWPGWRTVVESDAERTWIRADDGGIVDMRRKRGELVYEGEVICAISDPFKQERVDVAAPFTGLLVGVLETPVVYPGNPLCHLVEISETVRWSIERERDRQRSEQNQ; from the coding sequence ATGAGCGAACCAGCACCGTTCGAGTTCGATGGGGGGCGTGTCGAACCCGGTCACACCGAAAATTTCCGATTTCCGACCAGCCAGACGTACCTCGGCGACCCGGTCAGAATTCCAGTCACAATCATCAACGGAACCGACTCCGGCCCGACCGCATTCCTCGCGGCAGCGCTTCACGGCGACGAACTCAACGGAATCGAAGTCGTTCGCGAAATCGCACATGAATGGATACACTCCGACGTCTGTGGAACCATCGTTTGTCTTCCCGTGGTGAACGTTCCGGCGTTCCTCGCTCAACAACGCTATCTCCCGGGCTACGAACAGGATTTGAATCGGGCGTTTCCCGGCGACGCCGCCGGAACTAACGACCGACGAATCGCCCGCCGAATCTACGACAACTTCATTTCCCCATGCGATTTCGGAATCGACTTTCACACCTCAACACGCGGGCGGACCAATATGCTCCACGTTCGAGCCGAAATGGCTAACCCCGACGTTTCCCGCCTCGCGAACGCCTTCGGAACGAATCTCATCATCGACGGCGCAGGCGCAGTTGGAATGCTCCGTCGAGAAGCCACGAAACGGAGCGTTCCGACCATCACCGTCGAGATGGGTGAAGCCTATCGATTCGAGCGTGGTCTCATCGAACACGCGCTCGACGGTGTCCGGAGCGTGTTCGCGGAGTACGGTATCTTTCAGCAGGAACTCGTTCGCTGGCCCGGGTGGCGAACCGTCGTCGAAAGCGATGCCGAACGAACGTGGATTCGTGCCGACGATGGTGGAATCGTCGATATGCGCCGCAAGCGAGGCGAACTCGTCTACGAAGGGGAAGTCATCTGCGCCATCAGCGATCCGTTCAAACAGGAGCGTGTCGATGTAGCCGCACCCTTTACCGGTCTGCTCGTTGGAGTCCTGGAAACCCCCGTCGTCTATCCCGGTAATCCCCTTTGCCATCTCGTGGAGATCAGTGAAACGGTCCGGTGGTCCATCGAGCGGGAACGGGACCGACAACGTTCCGAACAGAACCAATGA
- the fdhF gene encoding formate dehydrogenase subunit alpha encodes MGDREKSICPFCGVGCGVVLDDSGKGRGWKAAVNRRGELCPKGVAAYDVLGHDDRLTEPQVRDGDEFVTVSWETAFSRIEREFDRIVDEHGPDALGFFASSSCTNEENYVFQKLARVLGTNNVDNCARLCHSSTVAAMQSRFGAGAMTNTLNDLVDADCFLVWGSNPAEQHPIIFSSYLAPAVNRGATMVHIDPRKNRTTELAEYHLPVKPGYDIPLLNSICAVIFEEGLADEDFLWKRVSEVAQFRTFVSHVDVDTSAKLAGVAPDDVREVARIYASADRAAAFTGMGMSQHRYGTANVHALINLVLVTGNIGRRGTGVNPLRGKNNVQGASDVGCLPDVLPGYRPVTDTDARRALAELWGVEPPPKPGVTEVEMTHDFGGEIRGAFVFGENIGATEPNVSRISEELDSLDCLVVQDIFPNDTTAQADVILPASSWAEKSGTVTNTDRQVQRMRQSNEPPGNARTDLEIICELGNRLTDESFDYDSPEVVFSELAEATRQYAGMSYAGIGEDSQRWPFSAEAEAGTGVLHRDRFSNGKRRAPLVPVEHVEPVDERGSDGDETPVLTTGRVIEHFNSGVVTRRSGVLTHLRSTDALQIHPDDAAERGITDGDQVVILNDIGRVRAVAAVTPAIRRGVAFITFHFAEQLVNRLTGDELDPESKIPTYKHIEVRVEREK; translated from the coding sequence ATGGGGGACAGGGAAAAAAGCATCTGCCCGTTCTGTGGTGTCGGGTGTGGCGTCGTGCTGGACGATTCAGGAAAAGGCCGAGGATGGAAAGCCGCGGTAAATCGCCGCGGTGAACTCTGCCCGAAAGGGGTCGCGGCCTACGATGTTCTCGGACACGACGACCGACTGACCGAGCCACAGGTTCGAGACGGTGACGAGTTCGTCACCGTCTCGTGGGAAACGGCTTTTTCTCGTATCGAAAGGGAGTTCGATCGCATAGTAGACGAGCATGGGCCGGACGCGTTGGGTTTTTTCGCCTCGTCGAGCTGTACGAACGAGGAGAACTACGTCTTTCAGAAATTGGCTCGCGTGCTCGGGACGAACAACGTCGATAACTGTGCCCGACTCTGCCACTCCTCGACGGTTGCCGCGATGCAATCGCGATTCGGTGCAGGTGCGATGACGAACACGCTGAATGACCTCGTCGATGCGGACTGTTTTCTCGTCTGGGGCTCGAACCCCGCAGAACAACATCCGATTATTTTTAGTTCATATCTCGCACCGGCGGTAAATCGGGGGGCCACGATGGTTCACATCGACCCGCGCAAGAATCGAACGACTGAACTCGCGGAGTACCATCTCCCCGTCAAGCCGGGGTACGACATCCCACTGTTGAACTCGATTTGTGCCGTGATTTTCGAGGAAGGATTGGCAGACGAGGATTTTCTGTGGAAACGCGTGTCGGAGGTTGCTCAGTTTCGGACGTTTGTTTCTCACGTTGACGTCGATACATCCGCGAAACTCGCCGGAGTCGCCCCGGATGACGTCCGGGAAGTCGCACGAATCTACGCCAGTGCAGACCGGGCAGCAGCATTCACCGGAATGGGAATGAGCCAACACCGATATGGGACTGCCAACGTTCATGCGCTAATCAATCTCGTGCTCGTGACCGGTAACATTGGAAGACGCGGCACAGGTGTCAACCCGCTCCGCGGAAAAAACAACGTGCAAGGTGCAAGCGACGTAGGATGTCTGCCGGACGTGTTACCGGGGTATCGTCCCGTAACGGATACCGATGCACGAAGAGCACTCGCGGAACTGTGGGGCGTCGAACCGCCACCTAAGCCGGGGGTCACGGAAGTCGAAATGACCCACGATTTCGGCGGCGAAATTCGCGGTGCGTTCGTTTTCGGGGAAAACATCGGGGCGACGGAGCCAAACGTTAGTCGTATTTCGGAAGAACTCGATTCGCTCGATTGCCTCGTCGTGCAAGATATCTTTCCAAACGATACGACCGCACAAGCGGACGTAATTCTACCAGCGAGTTCGTGGGCCGAAAAGAGCGGAACCGTCACGAACACCGATCGACAGGTCCAGCGGATGCGTCAATCAAACGAACCGCCGGGAAACGCCCGCACCGACCTTGAAATCATCTGTGAGTTGGGTAATCGGTTGACCGACGAATCGTTCGATTATGACAGCCCGGAGGTGGTTTTTTCGGAGTTGGCGGAAGCGACACGACAGTATGCGGGGATGAGCTACGCGGGAATCGGTGAAGATAGCCAGCGATGGCCGTTTTCTGCTGAGGCAGAGGCGGGCACTGGCGTTCTGCATCGAGACCGGTTTTCTAATGGTAAACGACGTGCACCGCTGGTCCCGGTCGAACACGTCGAACCCGTGGATGAACGGGGGTCAGACGGCGATGAGACACCGGTATTGACGACCGGGCGCGTTATCGAGCATTTCAACAGCGGCGTCGTAACTCGTCGATCGGGCGTGCTGACGCATCTTCGGAGTACGGACGCCCTCCAAATCCATCCCGACGATGCGGCAGAAAGAGGAATTACGGATGGGGATCAGGTCGTCATTCTAAACGATATCGGGAGAGTAAGGGCAGTAGCAGCAGTTACACCTGCAATCCGACGAGGAGTCGCGTTTATCACGTTCCACTTCGCCGAACAGTTAGTCAACAGACTGACCGGTGATGAACTCGACCCGGAATCGAAAATACCGACCTACAAACACATCGAAGTTCGAGTGGAGAGAGAAAAATAA